The Anopheles coluzzii chromosome 2, AcolN3, whole genome shotgun sequence genome window below encodes:
- the LOC120952361 gene encoding uncharacterized protein LOC120952361: METRWTRCVQLVLLLALVTIPAIIASSTPEQQELKLPANDPKGTQTAVGVESDTRPDSGHLRTAADELIAARESSPAESSSPNYHHHTAKKRLAGKESKKYRKKYVSEDDYRKSMPHDAGPQTASGGGKQASGTAKSSEPHSRKKRLIWVTDDGRLALPPGTSLTIAPTIALPFVRYPPTGFLSNISISLPITIDFDKLGLTDNQNPLGVLPPIFARSMGQAAGSVLADYVSDYMRLQRRKRSIPSPANDHFKITTNRLDDEDGGEMAMPQLPAEHKHAFHGGERALLYVVVEDFIANFGLDGRACMLRAICEVHSKSIEKFGLIGEMLKLFFTASQSPYAEHLEEYVTAEKIGRGQDGPGECFPYYKDCPRSLFRSSNNFQQMYRQPAGDRHEAEDSDRDVDDEAHFGNEIPSERVEYPAREPRATGSRKSNTKESTIVQLEQRDLAEMAM; encoded by the exons ATGGAGACCCGGTGGACACGGTGCGTCCAGCTTGTTCTTCTTCTAGCACTTGTAACGATCCCGGCCATCATAGCGTCCTCCACACCAGAACAGCAAGAGCTAAAGCTCCCGGCAAACGATCCCAAAGGCACCCAAACCGCGGTCGGGGTAGAAAGCGACACGCGTCCCGATTCCGGTCACTTACGCACGGCAGCCGACGAACTAATTGCTGCGCGTGAGTCGTCGCCGGCAGAGTCGTCGTCGcccaactaccaccaccacacggCGAAGAAACGGCTCGCGGgcaaggaaagcaaaaagtaCCGGAAAAAGTACGTGTCCGAGGATGATTATCGAAAATCGATGCCACACGATGCCGGCCCGCAGACGGCGAGCGGTGGCGGCAAGCAAGCGAGTGGAACGGCCAAATCCAGCGAACCGCACAGCAGAAAAAAGCGCCTGATCTGGGTTACGGACGACGGTCGGTTAGCGCTGCCACCTGGTACGTCACTAACTATTGCGCCGACGATCGCGCTACCGTTTGTGCGCTACCCACCGACCGGCTTTCTGTCCAACATCTCGATCAGCTTGCCCATAACGA TTGACTTCGATAAGCTGGGACTGACGGATAACCAGAATCCGCTCGGTGTATTACCGCCCATATTTGCAAGATCGATGGGCCAGGCAGCTGGCTCCGTGCTGGCCGACTACGTGTCGGACTATATGCGGCTGCAGCGACGAAAGCGGAGCATTCCCAGCCCGGCGAACGATCACTTCAAGATCACCACCAACCGGTTGGATGATGAAGATGGGGGGGAAATGGCCATGCCACAGCTTCCGGCCGAGCACAAGCATGCGTTCCATGGTGGAGAACG AGCGCTGCTGTACGTTGTGGTTGAAGATTTCATTGCCAACTTCGGGCTGGATGGGAGAGCGTGCATGCTTCGTGCCATATGTGAGGTCCACTCGAAGTCGATCGAGAAGTTTGGTCTGATCGGTGAGATGCTGAAGCTGTTCTTTAC AGCTTCCCAATCGCCATATGCCGAACATTTGGAGGAGTACGTAACGGCCGAAAAGATTGGCCGCGGACAGGATGGTCCGGGTGAATGCTTCCCCTACTACAAGGACTGCCCGCGCAGTTTGTTCCGTTCGTCCAACAACTTCCAGCAGATGTACCGACAGCCGGCCGGGGATCGGCACGAAGCGGAAGACTCCGATCGTGACGTGGATGATGAGGCACACTTTGGCAACGAGATCCCGAGCGAGCGTGTCGAATATCCGGCCCGTGAACCGCGGGCGACCGGGTCGCGGAAAAGCAACACCAAAGAAAGTACGATCGTACAGCTGGAGCAGCGCGATCTAGCGGAGATGGCAATGTAG
- the LOC120948965 gene encoding ceramide transfer protein isoform X1, which translates to MADDYYVQNNSNSDDSEVELNLSSPELKGYLSKWTNYIHGWQPRFIVLKDGTLSYYKSEQDSDFGCRGAISLQKATIKSHEFDECRFDVAIGQNVWYLRAETPEDKSNWIEVLQSYKTDLPETVSLRRHGSTISLQSNTLSTASGSSLKRVSRGLREKLHEIETFRDILYGQIDTLQRYFDALHTKNEDQPPLDLGDGLKPIDFRGEAITFRETTAGVIITLQHCLDIISQKEESFKKKLDKEQERRRKAEELYRTAKDELAKNRNSVIPGPDLEEGPHSTIPEDEFFDAVETGLDKIEEDRQLRVRLKYQSQQSQISNVSSLHSPSAETEDEIPQLAEDFGTGAQAKSHKLWPEIDRICTEQLTQARQGVGEDGNGWQLFADEGEMKMYRREEEVDGMVIDPLKSCHVVKGVTAREMCHYFFDPAYRNDWETTLEDVQIVDNVAPDTLVFLQTYKRIWPASQRDALFWSHMRRITDNLDAGANDVWIVCNHSNQNEEYPPANQGKCVRIYLTVILVCQTYLPPGKDSKTATRDDLTCKITYCSTVNPGGWAPATVLRAIYKKEYPKFLKRFTGYVVDQCKAKPIMY; encoded by the exons ATGGCCGACGATTACTATGTGCAGAACAATTCGAACAGTGATGACTCAGAGGTAGAACTGAACCTGAGCAGCCCGGAGCTGAAGGGCTATCTGAGCAAGTGGACCAACTACATACACGGCTGGCAGCCGCGCTTTATCGTGCTGAAGGATGGCACACTGTCGTACTACAAAAGCGAACAGGACAGCGACTTCGGATGCCGGGGCGCGATCAGTCTGCAGAAGGCAACGATAAAG TCTCATGAGTTCGACGAATGCCGGTTCGATGTAGCAATCGGACAGAACGTGTGGTATCTGCGGGCGGAAACGCCGGAAGACAAAAGCAACTGGATCGAGGTGCTGCAGTCGTACAAAACGGACCTGCCGGAAACGGTGAGCTTGCGGCGCCATGGCAGCACCATCTCGCTACAGTCCAACACACTGTCCACGGCGAGCGGCAGCAGCCTGAAGCGGGTGAGCCGCGGGCTGCGGGAGAAGCTGCACGAGATCGAAACGTTTCGCGACATCCTGTACGGGCAGATCGACACACTGCAACG CTACTTTGACGCACTGCACACCAAAAACGAAGACCAACCGCCGCTCGATCTGGGCGATGGGCTGAAGCCGATCGATTTCCGCGGCGAGGCGATCACGTTCCGCGAAACGACGGCCGGCGTGATCATAACGCTGCAGCACTGTCTCGACATCATCTCGCAGAAGGAGGAAAGCTTCAAGAAAAAGCTCGACAAGGAGCAGGAGCGGCGGAGAAAGGCAGAAGAGCTGTACCG AACTGCCAAAGATGAGCTGGCAAAGAACAGGAACTCCGTTATCCCCGGGCCAGATTTGGAG GAAGGACCGCACTCCACCATTCCGGAGGATGAGTTCTTTGACGCGGTCGAAACGGGCCTGGACAAGATCGAGGAAGATCGTCAGCTGCGAGTAAGGTTGAAATATCAATCGCAACAG TCCCAGATAAGCAATGTGAGTTCGTTGCACAGCCCCAGCGCCGAGACGGAGGACGAGATACCGCAGCTGGCGGAAGACTTCGGTACCGGTGCGCAGGCCAAGAGCCACAAGCTGTGGCCCGAGATCGATCGGATCTGCACGGAGCAGCTGACGCAGGCCCGGCAGGGCGTCGGCGAGGACGGCAACGGGTGGCAGCTGTTCGCGGACGAGGGCGAGATGAAGATGTACCGGCGCGAGGAGGAGGTGGACGGTATGGTGATCGATCCGCTCAAGTCCTGCCACGTGGTGAAGGGCGTCACGGCCCGCGAGATGTGCCATTACTTCTTCGATCCGGCGTACCGGAACGATTGGGAGACGACGCTGGAGGATGTGCAGATCGTGGACAATGTCGCACCGGACACGCTCGTCTTTCTGCAGACGTACAAGCGGATCTGGCCCGCCAGCCAGCGGGATGCACTGTTCTGGTCGCACATGCGCCGCATCACCGACAATCTGGACGCTGGTGCGAACGACGTGTGGATCGTGTGCAATCATTCCAATCAGAACGAAGAGTATCCG CCCGCTAACCAAGGCAAATGCGTACGAATCTATCTAACGGTGATATTAGTTTGCCAGACCTACCTGCCACCGGGCAAGGACAGCAAAACAGCAACGCGAGATGATCTGACCTGCAAAATTACCTACTGTTCCACTG TAAATCCTGGCGGCTGGGCCCCAGCGACCGTGCTGCGCGCTATCTATAAGAAAGAATATCCAAAGTTCCTTAAGCGTTTCACCGGATACGTTGTTGATCAATGTAAAGCGAAGCCGATCATGTATTAG
- the LOC120948965 gene encoding ceramide transfer protein isoform X2, whose amino-acid sequence MPSLTTARLFKGLLRKEIEGPHSTIPEDEFFDAVETGLDKIEEDRQLRVRLKYQSQQSQISNVSSLHSPSAETEDEIPQLAEDFGTGAQAKSHKLWPEIDRICTEQLTQARQGVGEDGNGWQLFADEGEMKMYRREEEVDGMVIDPLKSCHVVKGVTAREMCHYFFDPAYRNDWETTLEDVQIVDNVAPDTLVFLQTYKRIWPASQRDALFWSHMRRITDNLDAGANDVWIVCNHSNQNEEYPPANQGKCVRIYLTVILVCQTYLPPGKDSKTATRDDLTCKITYCSTVNPGGWAPATVLRAIYKKEYPKFLKRFTGYVVDQCKAKPIMY is encoded by the exons ATGCCTTCGCTAACAACGGCACGATTGTTTAAAGGGCTGCTGCGCAAAGAAATA GAAGGACCGCACTCCACCATTCCGGAGGATGAGTTCTTTGACGCGGTCGAAACGGGCCTGGACAAGATCGAGGAAGATCGTCAGCTGCGAGTAAGGTTGAAATATCAATCGCAACAG TCCCAGATAAGCAATGTGAGTTCGTTGCACAGCCCCAGCGCCGAGACGGAGGACGAGATACCGCAGCTGGCGGAAGACTTCGGTACCGGTGCGCAGGCCAAGAGCCACAAGCTGTGGCCCGAGATCGATCGGATCTGCACGGAGCAGCTGACGCAGGCCCGGCAGGGCGTCGGCGAGGACGGCAACGGGTGGCAGCTGTTCGCGGACGAGGGCGAGATGAAGATGTACCGGCGCGAGGAGGAGGTGGACGGTATGGTGATCGATCCGCTCAAGTCCTGCCACGTGGTGAAGGGCGTCACGGCCCGCGAGATGTGCCATTACTTCTTCGATCCGGCGTACCGGAACGATTGGGAGACGACGCTGGAGGATGTGCAGATCGTGGACAATGTCGCACCGGACACGCTCGTCTTTCTGCAGACGTACAAGCGGATCTGGCCCGCCAGCCAGCGGGATGCACTGTTCTGGTCGCACATGCGCCGCATCACCGACAATCTGGACGCTGGTGCGAACGACGTGTGGATCGTGTGCAATCATTCCAATCAGAACGAAGAGTATCCG CCCGCTAACCAAGGCAAATGCGTACGAATCTATCTAACGGTGATATTAGTTTGCCAGACCTACCTGCCACCGGGCAAGGACAGCAAAACAGCAACGCGAGATGATCTGACCTGCAAAATTACCTACTGTTCCACTG TAAATCCTGGCGGCTGGGCCCCAGCGACCGTGCTGCGCGCTATCTATAAGAAAGAATATCCAAAGTTCCTTAAGCGTTTCACCGGATACGTTGTTGATCAATGTAAAGCGAAGCCGATCATGTATTAG
- the LOC120950898 gene encoding RING finger protein nhl-1-like encodes MNQERTMSRGIRSSRLISYDDTARSPPMAVPMRNRHPEGSSASFRNSYDPGSRKEHSMSKNIEQLLICGLCELRLTVPKMLNCQHTFCLECLEECLHKQTDRSFIGCITCGTKQLLKDPDLTVLPSNLHIDNMLQMMHPAPSLSSSLIRSPVGSYQLENNLTPTLQCSKCQTVSETTLHKCDHCMSMLCAICWLGHVDELARQVGQLEGQLKSAIEKLDHKLIDYKSRFSEINDEITACFRDKMLALQRQQTELLDSSQGILNDAVCSHELVREKIDQLLASIGRPIGGALDPVQLYLKMHKDMSVILEEVSLWGRERILFNREKLKVETIFDAPTAPTVKRSSSAKAAPKHQLHPNSSETTVAQFYKSHVYKPRLLWNHCQRPTGVGFAPWNHDGLEKPLLYVAGSECRIVFGIDKTNGHIVQKITHEELSYPQGITFDPERKELFVSDKWKHCIFVFSQEGQLLRKLCTKGDQAGQLRSPEGIAFCTGDCLFVCDTGNDRIQCLSTTDGKAHAQFGRLTKDQLIKASQTKISSRMVDLKNPTDIAVQKNASVLVLDAGNRRVKLFNKYGEQLLEFGQTGTINGQFQYPEVIGVDPAGFILVGDGGNAKILVYRPNGQFVTALGSRGDSAGKFNWISGLCVSKDWEIVISDYKNHAVQLIS; translated from the exons ATGAACCAGGAACGCACCATGAGCCGAGGGATACGCAGCAGCCGTCTGATTTCCTACGACGATACGGCCAGAAGTCCACCGATGGCAGTTCCGATGCGTAATCGACATCCGGAAGGATCTTCAGCCTCCTTCCGAAACTCGTACGACCCTGGTAGCAGAAA AGAACATTCTATGTCTAAAAACATCGAGCAATTACTAATCTGTGGACTTTGCGAGCTGCGTCTAACCGTACCGAAGATGCTCAACTGTCAGCATACCTTCTGTCTGGAGTGTCTGGAAGAGTGTCTCCACAAGCAAACTGATCGGT CTTTCATTGGATGTATTACCTGCGGCACGAAGCAGCTGCTAAAGGATCCGGATCTAACCGTACTACCATCGAACCTGCACATCGACAACATGCTGCAGATGATGCATCCCGCACCTTCGCTATCCTCTTCGCTGATTCGTTCGCCCGTAGGAAGCTATCAGTTGGAAAAT aATCTGACCCCAACGCTACAGTGCTCCAAGTGTCAAACAGTGTCGGAAACAACACTCCACAAATGTGATCACTGTATGTCg ATGCTGTGCGCAATCTGCTGGCTCGGGCACGTGGATGAGCTGGCGCGACAGGTCGGCCAGCTGGAGGGTCAGCTAAAGTCGGCCATCGAAAAATTGGACCATAAACTGATCGACTATAAG AGCCGCTTTTCCGAGATCAACGACGAGATAACGGCCTGTTTTCGCGACAAAATGCTCGCCCTGCAGCGACAGCAGACGGAACTGTTAG ACTCGTCGCAGGGAATACTAAACGATGCGGTCTGTTCGCACGAGCTGGTGCGGGAGAAAATTGACCAGCTGCTAGCATCGATCGGACGCCCGATCGGGGGCGCACTGGATCCGGTCCAGCTCTACCTGAAGATGCACAAGGACATGTCGGTGATACTGGAGGAGGTGTCGCTGTGGGGCCGTGAGCGTATCCTGTTCAATCGG GAAAAGCTGAAGGTAGAAACGATTTTCGACGCACCAACCGCACCGACCGTGAAGCGTAGCTCGAGCGCTAAAGCGGCGCCCAAACATCAGCTGCATCCGAACTCCTCGGAGACGACGGTAGCACAGTTTTACAA AAGTCACGTCTACAAACCCAGACTGCTGTGGAACCACTGCCAGCGTCCAACGGGAGTGGGCTTTGCGCCCTGGAATCACGACGGGTTGGAGAAGCCACTGCTTTACGTCGCTGGTTCCGAGTGTCGTATCGTGTTTGGAATAGATAA AACAAATGGTCACATCGTTCAGAAGATCACGCACGAAGAGCTGAGCTACCCGCAGGGCATCACGTTCGATCCGGAGCGCAAGGAGCTGTTCGTATCGGACAAGTGGAAGCACTGCATCTTTGTCTTTTCGCAGGAAGGACAGCTACTGCGGAAACTCTGTACCAAGGGCGATCAGGCTGGTCAGCTGAGATCACCAGAGGGGATCGCCTTCTGTACGGGTGATTGCCTCTTCGTGTGTGACACTGGAAATGATAGAATACAG TGTCTTAGTACAACGGACGGGAAGGCTCACGCGCAGTTTGGACGGCTCACGAAAGATCAGCTTATTAAAGCGTCGCAGACAAAAATTTCCTCCCGCATGGTGGATTTGAAAAATCCCACCGATATCGCTGTCCAGAAGAACGCTTCCGTGCTCGTGCTGGACGCGGGCAATCGGCGGGTGAAGCTGTTCAACAAGTACGGCGAACAGTTGCTCGAGTTTGGCCAAACCGGTACGATCAACGGACAGTTCCAGTACCCGGAGGTGATCGGTGTTGATCCGGCCGGGTTCATTCTGGTCGGTGATGGTGGGAATGCGAAAATTCTAGTCTACCGCCCGAATGGACAGTTTGTAACGGCGCTCGGATCGCGCGGTGATTCGGCGGGAAAGTTTAACTGGATTTCGGGCCTTTGTGTTAGCAAGGATTGGGAGATTGTCATCAGCGATTATAAGAACCATGCCGTGCAGCTGATCTCTTAG